A DNA window from Pirellulales bacterium contains the following coding sequences:
- a CDS encoding ThuA domain-containing protein: MKCMVLVLAALTATCVLSVCRGTPACGDDAAGDASFRMPTYSDEDVPPPPMSRAAVERLLAKPTGDDAVATTEEKPLRVVLVAGEKDHDAGEHDYPAWQKTWQRMLPRAAAATTVDTAWEFPAAEQIDKADVLVFYQRGRWDDIRAAAIDPFLARGGGCVYIHWAVDGRGGQEEFAKRIGLASLGGGIKYRHGPLAVDFSPGKNHPIARNFDRINWVDESYWQLTGDPARLNLLGTGEEDGRPQPLFWTVERGRGRVFVSIPGHYAWTFDDPAFRLLLLRGIAWVGRRDVDRFNDLVLLDARVE, translated from the coding sequence ATGAAATGCATGGTTTTGGTGCTGGCTGCGCTGACTGCGACGTGCGTGTTGTCCGTCTGCCGTGGCACGCCCGCCTGCGGCGACGATGCGGCGGGCGACGCATCGTTTCGCATGCCGACCTACTCGGACGAGGACGTGCCTCCGCCGCCGATGTCGCGGGCTGCGGTCGAGCGGTTGCTTGCCAAACCGACGGGCGACGATGCGGTCGCGACGACCGAGGAGAAACCGTTGCGTGTCGTGCTCGTCGCCGGCGAAAAAGACCACGATGCCGGCGAGCACGATTACCCGGCGTGGCAGAAGACCTGGCAGCGGATGCTTCCCCGCGCGGCTGCCGCGACGACGGTCGACACGGCGTGGGAGTTTCCCGCGGCCGAGCAGATCGACAAGGCCGACGTGTTGGTGTTCTACCAGCGGGGCCGGTGGGACGACATTCGAGCCGCGGCGATCGACCCGTTCCTCGCCCGCGGCGGCGGGTGCGTCTACATCCACTGGGCCGTCGACGGACGCGGCGGACAGGAGGAGTTTGCCAAGCGAATCGGCTTGGCGTCGCTGGGGGGAGGAATCAAGTATCGCCACGGCCCGCTGGCGGTCGACTTCTCGCCGGGAAAAAATCATCCGATCGCACGGAATTTCGATCGCATCAATTGGGTCGACGAATCGTATTGGCAACTCACAGGAGACCCGGCCCGACTCAATCTGTTGGGGACCGGCGAGGAGGACGGCCGGCCTCAGCCGCTGTTTTGGACGGTCGAGCGCGGTCGTGGGCGGGTGTTCGTCTCGATTCCCGGGCACTACGCCTGGACCTTCGACGACCCCGCGTTCCGCTTGCTGCTCCTGCGGGGAATCGCCTGGGTCGGCCGCCGCGACGTCGACCGGTTCAACGACCTGGTCTTGCTTGACGCCCGAGTCGAGTGA
- a CDS encoding putative zinc-binding metallopeptidase, with protein sequence MRTYPCLCGQTLFFENRFCGSCGRTAGWCDACHRLTVPTDAGQCSYEDCRANLSPCGDRIAYDVCNGFLANEQAPDSSLCSSCQLTTDIPDATNPTAVAAWARLEAAKRRLLDELRTIGYSAERLSAEPPLRFRFLADTPREHVVTGHADGVITVNLAETDPVKREVARQRFREPQRTLIGHMRHEFGHFFWMREVEQAPALGAFCEVFGDFERPPYAEALDQYHENGPPKDWQTRYISRYAAAHPWEDFAETFGFYLDMRAVLDTLAWQIPHLVPSTMQSLAAVLSAYQRAGVLLNEVNRTMGLSDLVPEVVSPPVVAKLDFVHGLVQQAAAAAGVRALAG encoded by the coding sequence ATGCGAACTTATCCTTGTCTTTGCGGGCAGACCCTGTTCTTCGAGAACCGCTTCTGCGGCTCCTGCGGCCGTACCGCCGGGTGGTGCGATGCCTGCCATCGGCTGACCGTTCCGACCGACGCGGGGCAATGCTCCTACGAGGATTGCCGGGCGAACCTCTCGCCGTGCGGCGACCGAATTGCCTACGACGTGTGCAACGGCTTCCTGGCAAATGAGCAGGCTCCCGATTCGTCTCTCTGCAGCAGTTGCCAACTGACGACCGACATTCCCGACGCCACGAATCCGACGGCGGTGGCGGCCTGGGCCCGGCTCGAAGCGGCCAAACGGCGGCTCTTGGACGAGCTGCGAACCATCGGCTATTCCGCCGAGCGGTTGTCCGCTGAGCCGCCGTTGCGGTTCCGGTTTCTTGCCGATACGCCGCGCGAACACGTCGTCACCGGCCACGCCGACGGGGTGATCACGGTCAATCTCGCGGAGACCGACCCCGTCAAGCGCGAAGTCGCCCGGCAGAGGTTCCGTGAACCGCAACGAACCCTCATCGGCCACATGCGGCACGAATTCGGGCACTTTTTTTGGATGCGCGAGGTCGAGCAGGCACCGGCCCTAGGCGCATTCTGCGAGGTCTTCGGCGACTTCGAGCGGCCGCCGTACGCCGAGGCGCTCGATCAGTATCACGAAAACGGCCCTCCCAAGGACTGGCAGACCCGGTACATCAGTCGCTACGCCGCGGCTCACCCCTGGGAGGACTTTGCCGAGACGTTCGGCTTTTACCTCGACATGCGGGCTGTGCTCGACACGCTCGCGTGGCAAATTCCGCACCTCGTCCCCTCGACCATGCAGAGCTTGGCGGCGGTTCTTTCCGCGTATCAGCGAGCAGGCGTGCTGCTGAACGAGGTCAACCGAACCATGGGCCTCTCGGATCTCGTCCCCGAAGTCGTGTCGCCGCCGGTCGTCGCGAAGCTCGATTTCGTCCACGGCTTGGTCCAGCAAGCGGCTGCAGCCGCCGGCGTCCGAGCCCTCGCCGGCTGA
- a CDS encoding DUF1598 domain-containing protein, with the protein MPSLTETADLRIRRQTRIRRFLSFLAACVANLVLVTAHAAPGDGGGPSNQSSLDAGGGAASADFDSLIELITSTVQRDTWMENGTGEGEIQAFPNGVYIDAAGALRLDRGERRNDQLERVAGRAATARSIAEERPLTRPDEDDPAAAARRPSELRFVSLPRLERAIAARQARGQPLDPAMLTLAGLRRIAYIVVEPESGDLLLAGPAGDWRVERGALVAADTARPLVRLDDLLTLLRRNHLEGAKAFGCSIVPRQEALAATQDFLARTSTAPLPAGGRGEWLRGLRDALGEQDVEFYSIEASTRVARLLLAADYHMKLVGMGLAQGVPGVPSYLSTVQLGPDGRPPAMTVIRWWFSMPACQVATTPDRTAYALPEQCVEVLSENELLAARGERIHTGISDDLTGGFARAFTREFAALAAKYPVYAEMERVFELALALAVVEREGLLVRSGWTPGLLADPERLRLPRVTTPRSVETVVNHRTIARRHVIAGVSGGVWVNPVTQASIVPAPAGEATALAEKATSRMQPDVVGDEQSWWWD; encoded by the coding sequence ATGCCGTCGCTCACCGAAACCGCAGACCTTCGCATTCGACGGCAGACGAGGATCCGGCGATTCCTCTCCTTCCTCGCTGCGTGCGTCGCCAATCTTGTCCTTGTTACGGCTCACGCCGCACCCGGCGACGGCGGCGGGCCGTCGAACCAAAGCTCGCTAGACGCCGGCGGGGGTGCGGCAAGCGCCGATTTCGATTCGCTGATCGAGTTGATCACCTCCACCGTCCAACGCGACACGTGGATGGAGAACGGCACCGGCGAGGGCGAGATCCAAGCGTTTCCCAATGGCGTCTACATCGACGCGGCCGGGGCCCTGCGCCTCGATCGAGGCGAGCGGCGCAACGACCAGCTTGAACGCGTGGCCGGTCGAGCCGCAACCGCACGCAGCATCGCCGAAGAAAGACCCTTGACGCGGCCGGATGAGGACGACCCCGCCGCTGCCGCGCGACGCCCCAGCGAGCTCCGCTTCGTGTCGCTGCCGCGTTTGGAGCGCGCGATCGCTGCCCGGCAAGCTCGCGGCCAGCCGCTCGATCCGGCGATGCTGACGCTCGCCGGTTTGCGGCGCATCGCTTACATCGTCGTCGAGCCCGAGTCCGGAGACCTCCTGCTCGCCGGGCCGGCGGGGGATTGGCGCGTCGAACGGGGCGCCCTCGTCGCCGCGGACACGGCTCGGCCCCTCGTGCGGCTGGACGATTTGCTCACGCTCCTGCGACGAAACCATCTCGAGGGAGCGAAGGCGTTTGGTTGCTCGATTGTTCCCCGCCAGGAAGCTCTCGCTGCGACGCAGGATTTCCTGGCTCGCACGTCGACGGCGCCGCTCCCGGCGGGCGGGCGTGGGGAGTGGCTTCGCGGGCTCCGCGATGCGCTGGGCGAGCAGGACGTCGAGTTCTACAGCATCGAGGCCTCGACCCGCGTCGCCCGGCTGCTGCTGGCGGCCGATTACCACATGAAGCTCGTCGGCATGGGGCTTGCGCAGGGGGTTCCCGGAGTTCCCAGCTACCTGTCGACCGTGCAACTGGGCCCCGACGGGCGGCCGCCCGCGATGACCGTCATCCGGTGGTGGTTCTCGATGCCGGCTTGCCAGGTCGCGACGACGCCCGACCGCACCGCCTACGCGCTCCCTGAACAGTGCGTCGAGGTGCTAAGCGAGAACGAACTGTTGGCCGCCCGCGGCGAGCGGATCCACACGGGCATTTCCGACGACCTGACCGGCGGGTTCGCGCGGGCGTTTACGCGAGAGTTCGCGGCGCTTGCCGCCAAGTACCCCGTCTACGCCGAGATGGAGCGGGTATTTGAACTCGCCTTGGCGCTGGCGGTCGTCGAGCGCGAGGGGCTGCTCGTCCGCTCGGGCTGGACGCCGGGTTTGCTGGCCGACCCCGAGCGGTTGCGCTTGCCGCGGGTGACGACGCCTCGATCGGTCGAGACGGTCGTCAATCATCGCACGATCGCCCGGCGCCACGTGATTGCCGGAGTGAGCGGCGGAGTGTGGGTGAACCCCGTCACTCAAGCGTCGATCGTCCCGGCTCCCGCGGGCGAGGCGACGGCGCTCGCGGAGAAGGCGACTTCGCGCATGCAGCCCGACGTCGTCGGCGACGAACAGTCGTGGTGGTGGGATTAA
- the tsaD gene encoding tRNA (adenosine(37)-N6)-threonylcarbamoyltransferase complex transferase subunit TsaD translates to MPLILAIESTCDETAAAVVRDDRTVLSSVVATQEKLHEQFGGVVPEIASRAHIERILPVIQQALAKAGVTLADLDAVAVAHRPGLAGSLLVGLMAAKTLALALDVPLIGVDHLQAHIYACRMAAGRDVFPCVGLIVSGGHSTLYRCQGPLDFTPLGGTIDDAAGEAFDKVASMLGLGFPGGPALERAAKQGDPNRFRLPRPLLDDASRLDFSFSGLKTSVRYQLFGPGKPTLASAEIDPQVAADMAAGAQTAILDCLIGKTRLALVRTGYDRLCVGGGVTANGAFRDRLAELAAEMQIELFIPPFALCTDNAAMGAIAVERFLADQFDDLDLDINAGLQRA, encoded by the coding sequence ATGCCGCTGATTCTTGCCATCGAAAGCACGTGCGACGAGACGGCCGCAGCGGTTGTGCGCGACGACCGAACCGTGTTGTCGTCGGTCGTCGCGACGCAGGAGAAGCTGCACGAGCAGTTCGGCGGGGTCGTTCCCGAGATCGCTTCGCGGGCCCATATCGAGCGAATTCTGCCTGTCATCCAGCAGGCCCTCGCCAAAGCGGGCGTGACGCTTGCCGATCTTGACGCGGTCGCGGTGGCGCATCGCCCGGGGCTCGCGGGGTCGCTGCTGGTGGGACTCATGGCCGCCAAGACGCTCGCCCTCGCGCTCGACGTGCCTTTGATCGGCGTGGACCACCTGCAGGCCCATATCTACGCCTGCCGAATGGCCGCCGGGCGTGACGTCTTTCCGTGCGTGGGGCTGATCGTCAGCGGCGGGCATTCGACGCTGTACCGGTGCCAGGGGCCGCTCGATTTCACCCCGTTGGGAGGGACGATCGACGATGCGGCCGGCGAAGCGTTCGACAAAGTGGCGAGCATGCTGGGACTGGGGTTCCCTGGCGGGCCGGCGCTCGAGCGTGCGGCCAAACAGGGCGATCCGAACCGCTTCCGTCTTCCGCGGCCCCTCTTGGACGACGCCAGTCGGCTCGATTTCAGCTTCAGCGGTCTGAAGACCTCGGTGCGGTACCAGCTGTTCGGCCCCGGCAAACCGACGCTCGCCTCCGCGGAAATCGACCCGCAAGTCGCCGCCGACATGGCCGCCGGCGCGCAGACGGCGATCCTTGACTGTCTGATCGGCAAGACGCGACTGGCCTTAGTGCGAACGGGCTATGATCGTCTCTGCGTCGGCGGCGGGGTCACCGCCAACGGCGCGTTTCGCGACCGGCTGGCGGAACTGGCGGCTGAGATGCAGATCGAGCTGTTCATCCCCCCGTTCGCACTGTGCACCGACAACGCCGCGATGGGGGCGATCGCGGTTGAACGATTCCTTGCGGATCAGTTCGACGATCTCGATCTCGACATCAACGCCGGCCTGCAGCGCGCGTAG
- a CDS encoding methyltransferase domain-containing protein → MPRMSSAGGQYRLFWREFRRTFATTGAVLPSGRALCRALASHVADPGPAQVPRRILEVGPGTGVATEEIIARLGPHDSLDLVELNDRFVAMLHERLRRELRWQAVASRVEIHHRPVQDLAADAKYDAIVSGLPLNNFPVELVASIFAKLRELAAPGATLSFFEYVAVRKAKSLVCRREERLRLAGVEQTIAAAQKQWGFDRQCVLTNVPPAWVHHFRFA, encoded by the coding sequence ATGCCCCGGATGAGCAGCGCGGGGGGACAATATCGACTGTTTTGGCGAGAGTTTCGCCGCACGTTCGCCACGACGGGGGCCGTGCTCCCCAGCGGCCGGGCGTTGTGCCGGGCCCTCGCGTCGCACGTCGCCGATCCCGGCCCCGCGCAAGTCCCGCGACGAATCCTTGAAGTCGGCCCCGGCACGGGGGTCGCCACCGAAGAGATCATCGCCCGGCTCGGGCCACACGATTCGCTGGACTTGGTCGAGCTCAACGACCGCTTCGTGGCGATGCTGCACGAGCGACTCCGGCGCGAGCTGCGCTGGCAGGCCGTCGCCTCGCGCGTCGAGATCCACCATCGCCCGGTGCAAGATCTGGCAGCGGACGCGAAGTACGACGCGATCGTCTCGGGATTGCCGCTGAACAATTTTCCGGTCGAGCTTGTGGCGAGCATCTTCGCCAAACTGCGCGAGTTGGCCGCGCCGGGGGCGACGCTCAGCTTTTTCGAGTACGTCGCGGTGCGCAAGGCGAAATCGCTGGTTTGCCGGCGCGAAGAACGGCTCCGGCTGGCAGGAGTCGAGCAGACGATCGCCGCGGCACAAAAACAGTGGGGATTCGATCGCCAGTGCGTGCTGACGAACGTGCCGCCGGCATGGGTTCATCACTTTCGATTCGCATAA
- a CDS encoding DUF1207 domain-containing protein has product MPTSRLLFRYAAAAVAVGEFIAASASGQTVSPTWTPYRNESVRELPEPPSAPASNSPGPTPAAAQYAQYLAESPLETEITAVDLADPRCRLVGVADSPMLVMPIDYDSNPANWQWRLLPADVIWSSYWAGAHEPRIGAAWYSERTTGASLLDATLGGRASLVRYGTEGGGRRPNGWELQVEGAAIPRLNFNENWDLEATDFRIGAPLVYGRDNWQWKLSYYHLSSHMGDEFAIREGALAQRINFSRDALATAIAFYPLPAWRWYAEAAWAFHYDGGSEPWEFQFGVDVAEPGPTGPAGTPFIAVNGHLREEHNFGGNVVAQAGWLWRGPQMKVLRIGAHYYNGKSSQFEFFDRFEHQIGGGVWYDF; this is encoded by the coding sequence ATGCCGACATCGCGCCTCCTGTTTCGCTATGCCGCCGCTGCCGTTGCGGTCGGGGAATTCATCGCCGCTTCGGCGTCGGGTCAAACCGTTTCGCCGACCTGGACCCCCTATCGCAACGAATCGGTCCGCGAGCTTCCCGAACCGCCCTCTGCGCCCGCAAGCAACTCGCCGGGGCCGACCCCCGCTGCGGCTCAGTACGCGCAGTACCTCGCCGAGTCCCCCTTGGAAACGGAGATCACCGCGGTCGACCTTGCCGATCCGCGGTGCCGACTCGTAGGCGTGGCGGACTCGCCAATGCTCGTCATGCCGATCGATTACGACTCGAACCCGGCGAATTGGCAGTGGCGCCTCTTGCCGGCCGACGTGATCTGGAGTTCCTACTGGGCGGGAGCCCATGAACCGCGGATCGGCGCCGCGTGGTATTCCGAGCGAACCACCGGGGCGTCGCTGCTCGACGCGACCCTCGGCGGCCGGGCGTCGCTGGTGCGGTACGGGACCGAGGGGGGAGGCCGACGCCCCAACGGCTGGGAACTGCAGGTCGAGGGCGCCGCCATCCCGCGGCTCAATTTCAACGAGAACTGGGACCTCGAGGCAACCGACTTCCGCATCGGGGCGCCGCTCGTCTACGGGCGCGACAACTGGCAGTGGAAGCTCTCGTACTACCATCTCAGCTCGCACATGGGCGATGAATTCGCGATTCGCGAAGGGGCGCTCGCTCAGCGAATCAACTTCAGCCGCGACGCCCTCGCCACGGCGATCGCATTCTACCCGCTCCCTGCGTGGCGATGGTACGCCGAGGCGGCGTGGGCGTTTCACTACGACGGCGGGTCCGAGCCGTGGGAATTCCAGTTCGGCGTCGACGTCGCCGAGCCCGGCCCGACGGGGCCTGCGGGCACGCCGTTCATCGCGGTCAACGGTCATTTGCGCGAGGAGCACAACTTCGGCGGAAACGTCGTCGCCCAGGCCGGGTGGCTGTGGCGCGGCCCGCAGATGAAGGTCCTGCGGATCGGGGCCCACTACTACAACGGCAAGAGTTCCCAATTCGAGTTCTTCGATCGCTTCGAGCATCAAATCGGCGGCGGCGTGTGGTACGACTTCTGA
- a CDS encoding MTH1187 family thiamine-binding protein, giving the protein MVLLEMSIVPMGLGEGVSQYVAQCVDLVDQSGLAYEVHAMGTIVEGELGQVLALMQQCMERVAESSDRVTCTAKLDFRKGCSGRLQSKVDSVESKLGRPIQR; this is encoded by the coding sequence ATGGTCCTCTTGGAAATGAGCATCGTCCCGATGGGACTCGGCGAGGGGGTCAGCCAATACGTCGCTCAGTGCGTCGACCTCGTCGACCAGTCGGGTTTGGCGTACGAAGTCCACGCGATGGGAACCATTGTCGAGGGGGAACTCGGCCAAGTGCTCGCCCTCATGCAGCAGTGCATGGAGCGGGTCGCCGAGTCCTCGGACCGGGTGACTTGCACCGCCAAGCTTGATTTCCGCAAGGGCTGCTCCGGGCGGCTGCAGTCGAAGGTCGACAGCGTCGAGTCGAAGCTCGGGCGACCGATTCAGCGATAA
- a CDS encoding flavin reductase family protein: protein MANDGVVAALGRIPSGIYVLTAGAGARATGMLASWVMQAGFEPPMISVAVRNGRYVADWLAEGQPFVINVVGEGQTQFLKHFGKGFEPDAPAFEGVAVRPCGRGVPILAEAIAHLECEPASHVDSGDHRIFLARVVRGHAGDAAPMVHVRKNGLNY, encoded by the coding sequence ATGGCCAACGACGGCGTCGTCGCCGCCCTGGGGCGGATTCCCAGCGGCATTTACGTTCTGACCGCTGGCGCCGGCGCCCGGGCGACCGGCATGCTCGCCAGTTGGGTCATGCAGGCCGGGTTTGAGCCGCCGATGATCAGCGTCGCCGTGCGAAACGGTCGTTACGTCGCCGATTGGCTCGCCGAGGGTCAGCCGTTCGTGATCAACGTCGTCGGCGAGGGGCAAACCCAGTTCCTCAAGCACTTCGGCAAGGGGTTCGAGCCCGACGCCCCGGCGTTCGAAGGGGTCGCCGTCCGCCCCTGCGGACGCGGCGTGCCAATTTTGGCCGAGGCGATCGCCCATCTCGAATGCGAGCCCGCTTCCCACGTCGACAGCGGCGACCACCGGATCTTTCTTGCCCGCGTCGTTCGCGGACATGCCGGCGACGCGGCGCCGATGGTCCACGTCCGCAAGAACGGTCTCAACTACTGA
- the lhgO gene encoding L-2-hydroxyglutarate oxidase has protein sequence MTPSQDRFDLAVVGGGIVGLATAYRYLQRFPGRSLAVIEKEPTLAAHQTGRNSGVLHSGIYYKPGSLKARNCREGKRAMEEFCAAEGIPFDVCGKVIVAVDDTERPRLDGILQRGQANGVRCEMVDAARLRELEPHAAGVAAIHVPETGIVDYVAVCERLAQRVREAGGEVRTGERVVAIEHNGGVTAFTTRGDVAASCVVNCAGLYCDRVAKLGGHRPGVKIIPFRGEYFLLKPSAHRLVKNLIYPTPDPAFPFLGVHFTRMIDGSIECGPNAVLAFAREGYSRFSINPYDLAESLTYPGFLRLAAKYWRTGAGEMWRSASKRAFVRALKRLVPEIEVGDLESAPAGIRAQAVARDGSLVDDFLIERQGAIVNVLNAPSPAATSALEIGRTIVDELA, from the coding sequence ATGACCCCGTCGCAGGACCGATTTGATCTGGCCGTCGTCGGCGGCGGCATCGTGGGGTTGGCGACGGCGTATCGCTATCTGCAGCGGTTTCCCGGGCGATCGTTGGCCGTGATCGAGAAGGAGCCGACGCTGGCCGCCCACCAAACGGGTCGCAACTCGGGAGTGCTCCACTCGGGCATCTACTACAAACCCGGCTCGCTCAAGGCCCGCAACTGCCGCGAGGGGAAGCGGGCCATGGAGGAGTTCTGCGCCGCCGAGGGGATCCCCTTCGACGTCTGCGGCAAGGTGATCGTCGCCGTCGACGACACGGAACGGCCCCGGTTGGACGGAATCCTTCAGCGCGGGCAAGCCAACGGCGTCCGCTGCGAGATGGTCGACGCCGCGCGCTTGCGCGAGCTGGAACCCCATGCCGCAGGAGTCGCGGCGATCCACGTTCCCGAGACGGGGATCGTCGACTACGTCGCCGTCTGCGAACGGTTGGCCCAACGGGTCCGCGAAGCGGGGGGCGAGGTTCGCACGGGAGAGCGCGTCGTCGCGATTGAGCACAACGGAGGCGTCACGGCGTTCACGACCCGCGGCGACGTGGCGGCCAGTTGCGTCGTCAACTGCGCCGGGTTGTACTGCGACCGCGTCGCCAAACTCGGCGGCCATCGACCGGGCGTGAAAATCATCCCCTTTCGCGGCGAGTACTTTCTGCTGAAGCCGTCGGCGCACCGCCTGGTGAAGAACCTGATCTACCCGACCCCCGACCCTGCATTTCCCTTCCTGGGGGTCCACTTCACGCGGATGATCGACGGCAGCATCGAGTGCGGCCCGAACGCCGTGCTCGCGTTTGCGCGCGAGGGCTACTCGAGATTTTCGATCAATCCGTACGATCTCGCCGAGTCGCTTACCTACCCGGGCTTCCTGCGGCTCGCGGCCAAGTATTGGCGCACGGGTGCGGGCGAGATGTGGCGGAGCGCGAGCAAGCGAGCCTTCGTCCGCGCTCTCAAGCGATTGGTCCCCGAGATTGAAGTCGGCGATCTGGAATCGGCGCCCGCCGGGATCCGCGCTCAGGCGGTCGCCCGCGACGGCTCGCTCGTGGACGACTTTCTTATCGAACGCCAGGGGGCGATCGTCAATGTGCTCAACGCCCCGTCCCCCGCGGCAACCTCGGCGCTGGAGATCGGTCGAACGATCGTCGACGAGCTGGCCTGA
- a CDS encoding helix-turn-helix transcriptional regulator, which produces MTVTDPLSDVFSALADPTRRAILARLASGEATVSQLAEPFEISLPAVTKHLKVLQRAGLITRSRVAQTRPCQLAPQPLKDAVAWIETYRDLWEDRLDRLEDYLHQLKAQAEAKTDDDRSEPTDPDQPD; this is translated from the coding sequence ATGACTGTCACCGACCCCCTCAGCGACGTTTTTTCTGCCCTGGCCGATCCGACCCGGCGGGCGATCCTCGCTCGGTTGGCGTCGGGCGAGGCGACCGTCTCGCAACTCGCCGAGCCGTTCGAGATCAGCCTGCCGGCTGTGACGAAGCACCTCAAGGTGCTCCAGAGGGCCGGGCTGATCACCCGTTCCCGGGTCGCACAGACTCGGCCCTGCCAACTCGCCCCCCAGCCCCTCAAAGACGCCGTCGCCTGGATCGAGACCTACCGCGACCTGTGGGAGGACCGCCTCGATCGCCTGGAAGACTATCTCCATCAACTCAAGGCCCAAGCGGAAGCGAAGACCGATGACGACCGCAGCGAACCAACCGACCCCGACCAGCCGGACTGA
- a CDS encoding SRPBCC domain-containing protein — protein sequence MTTAANQPTPTSRTEPADPLAIVITRVFSAPRALVWQALTQPEHVAAWWGPRGFTATVEKLDLRPGGEWRYVMHSPDGKHFPATGVFSDVVPPERYTTSDDFDDEFRQVHGGDLPGTIVTTYALDDLGDGLTKLTITMVHESLEDRAKHLRLGVEGGWNSSLDCLAEHVAAMAGDGVDLERDMVVRRTVAAPADAVFAAWSDPQAIVQWWGPDGFTTTTSEWDFRPGGRWRYTMHGPDGADYPNLVEFDEIKTNRRIAYRHSGEGDHDDVKFRTVVTFEETKFGTETTLRSRFASRAERERVEEKYHALEGGRQTLGRLCQQVEPRPSLDNRFLITLPSDEEVRITRVLAAPRELVFEAMTKAEHVRNWWGCGAFEMTVCEMDVRVGGQWRYVQREPGGREHPFKGEYLQIVAPERLVYTFVYDVDMIRDFPAVETIELEERDGLTIATCTVKHLNRESRDGHLYSGMDSGARESMNRLETLLESLGA from the coding sequence ATGACGACCGCAGCGAACCAACCGACCCCGACCAGCCGGACTGAGCCTGCCGATCCGCTGGCGATCGTGATCACCCGCGTCTTCTCGGCCCCGAGGGCGCTGGTGTGGCAGGCCCTCACCCAGCCCGAGCACGTCGCCGCCTGGTGGGGGCCGCGCGGGTTTACGGCCACGGTCGAGAAGCTCGACCTGCGTCCCGGCGGCGAGTGGCGGTACGTCATGCACAGCCCCGACGGCAAACATTTTCCTGCGACCGGCGTCTTCAGCGACGTTGTCCCCCCGGAGCGCTACACGACGTCCGACGACTTCGACGACGAGTTCAGGCAGGTCCATGGCGGCGACCTGCCGGGGACGATCGTCACGACCTACGCGCTGGACGACCTGGGGGACGGACTCACGAAGCTGACGATTACGATGGTCCATGAGAGCCTCGAAGATCGCGCGAAGCATCTCCGCCTGGGCGTCGAGGGGGGCTGGAATTCGTCGCTCGATTGCCTGGCCGAGCATGTCGCCGCAATGGCGGGGGACGGCGTCGATCTCGAACGCGACATGGTCGTGCGGCGCACCGTGGCCGCGCCGGCGGACGCCGTGTTCGCCGCGTGGAGCGATCCCCAGGCGATCGTCCAGTGGTGGGGCCCCGACGGGTTCACGACGACGACCAGCGAGTGGGACTTTCGCCCCGGGGGCAGGTGGCGCTACACGATGCACGGCCCCGACGGCGCCGACTATCCGAACCTCGTCGAGTTCGACGAGATCAAGACGAACCGCCGCATCGCCTACCGGCACTCGGGCGAAGGGGATCACGACGACGTCAAGTTCCGCACGGTCGTCACGTTCGAGGAGACGAAATTCGGGACCGAAACGACCCTCCGATCCCGCTTCGCCTCGCGCGCCGAACGCGAGCGCGTCGAGGAGAAGTACCATGCCCTGGAAGGAGGTCGGCAAACCCTCGGCCGACTCTGTCAGCAGGTCGAACCGCGGCCTTCGCTCGACAATCGGTTTCTCATCACGCTCCCCTCGGACGAGGAGGTGCGGATCACTCGCGTGCTGGCCGCGCCGCGGGAGTTGGTGTTCGAGGCAATGACCAAGGCGGAGCACGTTCGCAACTGGTGGGGCTGCGGGGCGTTCGAAATGACCGTTTGCGAAATGGACGTCCGCGTCGGCGGCCAGTGGCGCTACGTCCAGCGAGAGCCGGGGGGGCGCGAACATCCGTTCAAAGGCGAGTACCTCCAGATCGTCGCTCCCGAGCGACTCGTCTACACGTTCGTCTACGACGTCGACATGATCCGCGACTTTCCCGCGGTCGAGACGATCGAACTGGAGGAGCGCGACGGCCTGACGATCGCCACGTGCACGGTCAAGCATCTCAATCGCGAGTCCCGCGACGGCCACCTCTACTCCGGCATGGACTCGGGGGCTCGCGAGTCGATGAACCGACTCGAGACGCTGCTCGAATCGCTCGGGGCGTAG